AACAAGCTTCTTACCATGGCAACCTTTGTAATAAACAGATACATCAACGTTCACAATGTCGCCATCTTCTAATTTCCTGCAAAATAAAAAGTATTAATCAATAGCCAATAGGATGAAATGCTCAaaaatcaaatgtaaagattgaaCCAATATTTTTAACATGGTTAAACATATGGCTATTCTTTGGTTTATTAGCATGAAAAGAGAGGTAATAGCGGCTTCAAGATAAATGATTATATATACCTGGCATCTGGAATTCCATGGCAGATGACTTCATTTACTGACCTGTGACCACACAAAAGGAGCATATGGATTAACAATGTCTTGCCTCGAGTTACAATTGAAGTTTAAGGAACACATATTGAAGAAGTACCTACGTGCAGCAAGACTTCGGGAAGAAATGATAATTTAAGGGAGATGGATATCCTCCTGAAATGTGATAAGAACCAACAAAAAAACCAGAAACAACTTATCAAGAAACCGTAGAGCATGTGGGCCTCTTCAGAACATAACTTGTATAAGCAGTTATGACTatgagtttaaaaaaaaacatcaatggCCTATCGCATTTCTTTTTCTGAGTATGCACAAGTATAACATCGTTCAGCATAAGCTATCATATATTATCTAATTCCAGGTAAATCACTTCTATAGAGAGACAAAGGAACATAAATGAACCTTCATGACTCCCCGATGTAAGACAAGTTTATGTCCGACGACAGAAAAAGAAGACCACATACATTTAGCTGTTAGTTCCAAGGTTCATCAACTTACCTCCAGCAATTGTTGCCTCATGGACCACTCTATCAATTTCATCAGTAGTAATGCCTGGTCGAATTACACGAGCAGCTGCATCCAAGATCTCCCTACCAAGCTGATAATATGAAGGAGCAAAATTCAATGTAAAACTTCTGATTTTACTCTCTAAACAACAAACTGGGAAAGCTTTCAACTAAAAATAATCTTAAGCATTAGGAACTTACTCGACAAGTTTCTCTCATCCTCTTGATCTGTTCAGGAGTTTTGATCTTCATAGATAAAATGCAAACAGTAAAAAGATTTATTCCACTCATCAAAGTGTAACATCTTTATAACACACGCATATATGTTTGAAGATCCATAAATTCAAGCTTACCTCCACAGTATTTTGCAGATCACTATATGGCTCTATTTTTGGGGTTCCCTGCCAATTCCAAGAAAAAAGAAGGATCGTAATTCGGTAGCGTGGAAACATCAATACAGAAACCAAAAACTAGCCCAAAATAAAACTCACATCCTCTGCCCAGTCTGGCTTGTCAATATGTGCTGGCACAGTACGCATACTTGAGATAGGGTATGGTCTTAGCGGCCTGTGGTTGAACAAAAAGCAAATTTGGTCAAAATTCCATAAAAACACGCAAGTGTTTGACATTTAAACCAAACATCGGCAGAAATAAACTATTTGACATGTTCACAATGTTTCTACTGGTTGGGGTTCGCAAACATTTTCATAGTTAATATTTCATATACTGTTAGGTTAAAAGAAAAACCATCTCACGAACACCAATCACATGATGGTACACATCCATATTAAATATTGAAATAGACAACTATAGACAAATACCCAGTCCAATCAAAATTAGGAGCAAAGCCCGATCGCCCCTGGCCTTTCCTTGTGCAATATAGCCAACCATCAGTATCCGTGTCTAAATTTTTCTGATCTGTCATCGTGGACAACTTTGCCTTCAAGTGAACTGCCTTATGAGAGCTCCATGATGCCTTGAAACAATCCTGGGTGCTGCAAAAGAATACGTCAGTACACAAAATCAAAGCATAAACCAGAGATTAAAGTAGCTTCAGAATCTCGGTTAGCCAGATAACGGTGTTACTAAGTTCATATATAGGGGGGCAGTGGAAGACAGAAAAAAATAGGGGCAATGTACCCAATGAAACCACAAACTTAAGGAAAAGGAAGAAGGCAAAGTTGGAATGTATACATACCAGAATGAAGCACCCTCACGAGGAAGTCTCAAGTCCATACATTTTGGACATCTGCATAGAAAAAATACAACATTACGGAAATATTTCTAGCAGTTTTAGTTGCACAGAATTGTGCCATTTCGTTTATACACTTCGCTGAAAAACGCAATTTCATCTGAAAATCTGGTTATGTCAAGAAATATCTCCCTCTAGTTACAGGCAGAACTTAACTAGAACAGTAAATTAGCAAAAGCCCAAACAAATTTTGTGAGAATAGACATAGACAATATTCATCCAAGTTGATAACACAAACATTCTTATCCCATTAGtccaaaaaaattcttcttttcctccgctGCATTAACAGTGACTACAGACATATACTTCAATAGCTTTAGAGAAAATAGATAAACCCCACAAATCTTTATTACCCCATTAATCTAAAAACAGGTTCCTTTAAtcctttatttttgtaatcttagCAGACTACATTTCTGATATTCTATGGTGTAAATAAAGATTCATGCTTTTTTATGAAATCAAGAGAAAAGGAGAGATTAACATACTGGAGACTTGCAGGTTTGCTACATCGaacacaagacaagcttgacaaTGATTGAACGATCCCTTCTCCTTGCATATCTCCAATTAGAAATCaactttttttaatctttttctacACAAACAAAAAGAATATCATCAAACCTAATAGTAAACCATGATTGTAATGGAAATTAATGAAATCTAAATAAGGGTTTAGTTTTGAGAGTTACCTGATGAATTttatggagagaaaaggagaaagggTTTAAGGGGCAGTAAAAAGAATTGCAGAACAGAAGATTTTATACCTAGACTAGTAACCAGGCCATTATGTAGTTAGGGTCTGGAACAAGGATGAAATAGAGAATATATCAAGTCTTTAAGGGGTCTTTTAAGAAAGTCTTTGTTCCCTTTTGGGTCCAAATTAATTTTATATTTACTCCTTGACTAAAAATATCTGAATTTAGGTCCAATTCATTGTTTGACTTGGACTTATGGTTCTCTCCGGAAGTCAACTCTGAAGGGGGGTATCACTGTCATTCTACGTGCCCTGTGGATCACACACACCTCTCTCTGTTGAGATTCAGGTGTAAGTTAAACTTAAACCCCAAAAAATCAGCTGACTCCCAACTGCTGAGCAATCGAATAGCTCTGGCGATGTGCAATTACTAAATCATCATTTCAATTCCATCGAAATCACAGGTACAAAATTATTGATCATATGCATTTCTTTTGAATTAGCTTTTATTTTCCCAAGATTTCTTATACTCTTTAAGGGTTTTAGTAGTTGCTTTGTAGAATTTGTGGCTTGTTGATTCTAttcgtaatttttttatttttttaaatgtaGAAAATTTGCTAAGATTTCTTCCTTGATTGAACTATTTGTACATCTCTTTTGATGTTGTTGGAAATGTCTAAGAGAAGAAAAAACTGATTTTAAGCTATTAGTTCAGTTTTTCAATATTTGGAGTACTGGATCGAGATCTAAATATCGGGGAAATGAGTTTAGTCAATATCGAAGATTCATCATTTCTCAAGAAGCAAAGAGTTTATTGTACCTAATTGAGTTTTATATGAAACTGCAGATAGCATCTTGGGAGAAAAAAAGCTGTGTGGATTGGATTCTTGAGTGCTGAGGTAGTATTTTAATCGCTTTTTTGCAACATCATTTTATTCAATCTTGCAGGGAAGTCTAAAATAAAGTTAGCATGGGAAATTACCTAGTTAGAATACTGAGACCTCTTAGTGTCAGGAACGTATGAGGTTGGCAGATGTTGTTGATCAcgaggaaaaacattttcaaagttGCTTAATCGGAATTTGTTGCTTTTTCCTCTGGTGCAAACATTTCTATTTTGTTATGTCATAATCAAGTGCCGTGTAGTTTGACGTCAGAAGCTATTCTTCTTCTAGCATTTTGAAGTTATTAGCAAGGAACTGTTCACATTGCCTAAGTAAGATCTTTTGATGACTGTAAAGGATGATTCACGCATATAAATACATTGTATTGTAGATATAAAAACGCATTCAAATTCAGGTGTTGTAGAACTACCTGGCATGTATCTCATTAGGAAACCGTGAAGTTGCACATATAGCTTTGGCGATGTGaactcaaaaaacaaaaaatacataAATAACTATTGCAGG
This DNA window, taken from Papaver somniferum cultivar HN1 chromosome 3, ASM357369v1, whole genome shotgun sequence, encodes the following:
- the LOC113356005 gene encoding methionine aminopeptidase 1A-like, with the protein product MQGEGIVQSLSSLSCVRCSKPASLQCPKCMDLRLPREGASFCTQDCFKASWSSHKAVHLKAKLSTMTDQKNLDTDTDGWLYCTRKGQGRSGFAPNFDWTGPLRPYPISSMRTVPAHIDKPDWAEDGTPKIEPYSDLQNTVEIKTPEQIKRMRETCRLGREILDAAARVIRPGITTDEIDRVVHEATIAGGGYPSPLNYHFFPKSCCTSVNEVICHGIPDARKLEDGDIVNVDVSVYYKGCHGDLNETFFVGNVDEASQQLVRRTYECLEKAIAIVKPGVRFREVGEVINRHATMSGLSVVKSYCGHGIGDLFHCAPNIPHYARNKAVGVMKAGQTFTIEPMINAGVWRDRLWPDGWTDVTADGKRSAQFEHTLLVTESGVEVLTGRLASSPKVFPWLDA